One window of Methylococcus sp. EFPC2 genomic DNA carries:
- a CDS encoding DUF748 domain-containing protein: protein MNRFVQRLNTPWLWAIPAALAAYALVGFLLLPALARHYVPKLCAEILHRPVSIAEFGFNPFLFTLDAGSVVLAEQDGTPVFRLRRLSLDFELESLFRGAWTLGALRLDGPELNLQVDPDGQSNLGRILEPLVPKEASPPAAAPTHFLLKHLVLAGGSLTYQESSSAGYSQTVSAIEVELGGLSNLPDHVASYRFALMAAEGGRLEGHGDLHLEPLRSGGELRLTDLGLAIPWKFLRTRLNLAEPEGTLTLSARYAYAQTQDAPGLRIEDLGLELSKLRLALANANDPLLTLDSLKLERASFDLAGRTLSLPALVVTGGQVAADVDAKGSLDWQTLWKDEAGEASSSATAAPDTGQEAPWRLKLDAFKLNDLALRYSDASRRRHYVASVGRLGLELSAEAEIGGVAPKVRVDGFTAGLKDLALKESRNPVSLFSLDALDLAGGRLDLEKREAEMGRLALAGGGAQIVRDRDGSFPLADLFAAKTPPVPTQPDAHENPTPGWSFVLHELAWRGTVLALSDESYSPAVAYDVQDTDIKLSGVSLDEKQPIAFEAGFKLKQGGNFRGAGSIFEGGGRVEAKVHAERLNLGPLHPLVNRLTVLKLGKGDLSGDLSLAYRRGERGPVVKTTGTAGIGDLLLSDEKDGQRFLSWKRLTADGVDFSLSPDRLSIREVRIVEPGARIAIAKDKTTNLQTVLKTGAAKPAPKSPVKTAKKTAPAAEKPFPVTVERVRIDDGIVDFSDLSLVIPFATQIHDFDGTVTDISSLPEGLTHLALWGRVGEFGEARVEGSLRPAAIKSLADIKVIFRNVEMASLSPYSATFAGRKIQAGKLNLDLLYKIENSRLKSENKIVLDHFTLGERVENPNAADLPLDLAVALLTDSEGKIDATVPIEGDVDSPEFGYGKLLWNAFTTLLEKAVTAPFRALGSVFEGEEEASLRAVAFAPGSAQIPPPEREKLQQVARVLAQKPTVKLSIYGGYDADEDGKALKALHVRQAVARQLGQTVDAGADPGPLSFTNAKTQAALEALAVARGGRNALDKLQADIEKAKGRKLAKVGFLSALLGMASEDQDYYERVFQQLAESEALPPGELENLARLRGQAIVQELSGPKGPDRSRIATGRIESASADKARNVPTRLELGATE, encoded by the coding sequence ATGAACAGGTTCGTCCAGCGCCTCAACACGCCATGGCTATGGGCAATTCCGGCGGCCCTGGCGGCCTACGCTCTCGTCGGTTTCCTGCTCCTTCCCGCGTTGGCCCGACATTACGTTCCCAAGCTGTGCGCCGAGATCCTGCATCGGCCGGTTTCCATCGCCGAATTCGGGTTCAACCCGTTTTTGTTCACCCTGGACGCCGGTAGCGTGGTCTTGGCGGAACAGGACGGCACGCCGGTATTCAGGCTGCGGCGTTTGTCGCTGGATTTCGAACTGGAAAGCCTGTTCCGCGGGGCCTGGACCCTGGGTGCTTTGCGCCTGGACGGGCCGGAGCTGAATCTGCAGGTCGATCCCGACGGGCAGTCCAACCTCGGCAGGATCCTGGAGCCTTTGGTGCCGAAAGAAGCCTCTCCGCCCGCAGCGGCGCCGACGCACTTTCTTCTGAAACACCTGGTCCTGGCCGGCGGCTCGCTGACTTACCAAGAATCTTCTTCCGCCGGATACTCCCAGACCGTCAGCGCCATCGAGGTGGAACTGGGTGGCCTCTCGAATTTGCCGGATCATGTGGCGTCCTATCGTTTCGCGCTGATGGCGGCCGAAGGCGGGCGCCTGGAAGGGCACGGCGATCTGCACCTGGAGCCGCTGCGCAGCGGGGGCGAATTGCGGCTGACCGACCTCGGTCTCGCCATACCGTGGAAATTCCTGCGCACCCGCTTGAATCTCGCCGAACCGGAAGGGACCCTGACCCTGTCCGCCCGTTACGCCTACGCCCAGACCCAGGATGCACCCGGTCTGCGCATCGAGGATCTAGGCCTGGAATTGAGCAAGCTGCGCTTGGCCCTGGCCAATGCAAACGATCCCCTGCTCACCCTGGATTCGCTCAAGCTCGAGCGCGCGAGCTTCGATCTGGCCGGCCGAACCCTCAGCCTCCCGGCGCTCGTCGTCACAGGCGGGCAAGTCGCGGCGGACGTCGACGCGAAGGGAAGCCTGGACTGGCAAACCCTCTGGAAGGACGAAGCGGGTGAGGCGAGTTCCTCCGCGACTGCCGCACCCGATACCGGGCAGGAAGCCCCCTGGCGCTTGAAGCTCGACGCCTTCAAGCTGAACGACCTGGCCCTGCGCTACTCCGATGCCAGCCGCCGGCGCCACTACGTCGCCAGCGTCGGCCGCCTGGGGCTGGAACTGTCGGCCGAAGCCGAAATCGGCGGTGTGGCGCCGAAAGTCCGGGTCGATGGATTCACGGCCGGGCTCAAGGATCTCGCACTGAAGGAAAGCCGTAATCCGGTTTCGCTGTTCAGCCTGGATGCCCTGGATCTCGCCGGCGGCAGACTGGATCTCGAAAAGCGGGAAGCGGAGATGGGGCGGCTGGCGCTCGCGGGAGGTGGCGCGCAAATCGTGCGCGACCGGGATGGATCCTTCCCTCTGGCGGATCTATTCGCGGCCAAGACGCCCCCGGTACCGACGCAGCCCGACGCGCACGAAAATCCTACTCCCGGCTGGAGTTTCGTTCTCCACGAACTGGCCTGGCGCGGCACGGTGTTGGCGTTGAGCGACGAAAGCTACAGCCCGGCCGTCGCCTACGACGTTCAGGACACCGATATCAAGCTGAGCGGCGTCAGCCTGGACGAAAAACAGCCCATCGCCTTCGAGGCGGGATTCAAACTCAAGCAGGGCGGAAACTTCCGTGGGGCCGGTTCCATCTTCGAGGGCGGCGGGCGCGTGGAGGCCAAGGTGCACGCGGAGCGCCTCAATCTCGGGCCCCTGCATCCATTGGTAAACCGGCTGACCGTACTCAAGCTGGGCAAAGGCGATTTGTCCGGCGACCTCAGTCTCGCTTATCGTCGGGGCGAGCGGGGGCCGGTGGTCAAGACGACGGGAACGGCGGGAATCGGCGATCTGCTGTTGAGCGATGAGAAAGACGGCCAGCGTTTCCTGTCCTGGAAACGGCTCACGGCCGACGGTGTGGATTTCAGCCTGTCGCCGGACCGCCTGTCCATCCGCGAGGTTCGCATCGTCGAGCCGGGCGCCCGGATCGCGATCGCCAAGGACAAAACGACCAATCTGCAAACGGTACTAAAAACCGGTGCCGCCAAACCCGCCCCGAAATCCCCGGTCAAGACGGCGAAGAAAACCGCGCCGGCTGCGGAAAAGCCCTTCCCGGTGACGGTGGAACGGGTCCGGATCGACGACGGCATCGTCGATTTCAGCGATCTCAGCCTGGTGATCCCGTTCGCGACGCAAATCCACGATTTCGACGGCACGGTGACCGACATTTCCAGCCTGCCCGAAGGGCTCACCCATCTCGCCTTGTGGGGGCGGGTGGGCGAATTCGGCGAGGCGCGGGTGGAGGGTAGTCTCAGGCCCGCGGCAATCAAGTCGCTTGCCGATATCAAGGTGATTTTCCGCAATGTCGAAATGGCCTCGCTGTCACCCTACAGTGCCACGTTCGCGGGGCGCAAGATCCAGGCCGGCAAGCTGAACCTCGATCTGCTCTACAAGATCGAGAACAGCCGGCTCAAGAGCGAAAACAAGATCGTGCTCGACCACTTCACCCTGGGCGAACGGGTGGAAAATCCCAATGCGGCCGATCTGCCTCTGGATTTGGCCGTCGCTTTGCTGACCGACAGCGAAGGCAAGATCGACGCCACGGTGCCGATCGAAGGCGATGTGGACAGCCCCGAGTTCGGCTACGGCAAGCTGCTCTGGAACGCTTTCACCACCCTGCTTGAAAAAGCCGTGACCGCGCCGTTCCGCGCCCTGGGCTCGGTCTTCGAAGGGGAGGAAGAGGCGTCCTTGCGGGCCGTTGCCTTCGCGCCGGGGAGCGCCCAGATCCCGCCTCCCGAGCGGGAAAAACTGCAGCAGGTCGCCCGGGTTCTGGCGCAGAAGCCCACGGTGAAGTTGAGCATCTACGGCGGCTACGACGCCGATGAAGACGGCAAGGCCTTGAAAGCGCTGCATGTGCGCCAGGCGGTGGCCCGCCAGCTTGGCCAGACGGTGGACGCCGGGGCCGATCCGGGGCCCTTGTCGTTTACCAACGCCAAGACCCAAGCGGCTTTGGAAGCGTTGGCGGTCGCGCGGGGAGGGCGCAATGCCCTGGACAAGCTGCAGGCCGACATCGAAAAGGCCAAGGGCCGCAAGCTGGCGAAGGTCGGTTTTCTGAGCGCGCTCCTGGGGATGGCGAGCGAGGACCAGGATTACTACGAAAGGGTGTTCCAACAGTTGGCGGAATCGGAAGCCTTGCCCCCGGGGGAACTCGAAAACCTGGCCCGGCTACGCGGACAGGCCATCGTGCAGGAGTTGTCCGGACCGAAGGGGCCGGATCGGTCGCGGATCGCGACGGGCCGGATCGAATCCGCGTCCGCCGACAAGGCGCGGAATGTGCCCACCCGACTGGAGCTGGGAGCAACCGAATGA
- a CDS encoding phosphotransferase: MNSKQNILVHGPSDLSVPWAQRIVSHHAADARVSDVQLQSVDVGTTTRFRVVVEHDAPDRLPTRWFVKVPSTTLKSRVVTGLPRFMHKEVRFYRDVSHSVPVKLAPSLAAQSRFGRGATLVLSDVTEFGGVPGNPSDALSFRQASQVVEHLAQFHAQFWNKPALVHRHRWLSGSVSAEDVLGTVMAVPLMKRGLSLAGDLVPAGFHAPALRYARRRREVMRRLALGPKTLVHHDCHPGNLFWTSQGQPGLLDWQLVRMGEGMGDVAYFLATSLEPECRRAHEEALLDLYLCALERHGVAELDEVQARLRYRAHLAYPFEAMLLTLAIGGLMDLDSNLGLIRRATAAVTDHDAFGALAI; the protein is encoded by the coding sequence ATGAACTCCAAGCAGAATATACTCGTGCACGGGCCCAGTGATTTGAGCGTGCCTTGGGCCCAGCGTATCGTCAGTCACCATGCGGCGGATGCCCGGGTGTCGGACGTACAACTTCAGTCCGTCGACGTCGGCACCACTACCCGGTTTCGCGTGGTGGTCGAGCACGATGCGCCCGACCGCCTGCCCACGCGCTGGTTCGTCAAGGTGCCGTCGACGACGCTGAAATCCCGCGTCGTCACCGGCTTGCCGCGCTTCATGCATAAGGAAGTGCGATTCTATAGGGACGTGTCGCATTCCGTGCCGGTCAAGCTGGCCCCGAGCCTGGCGGCTCAGAGCCGGTTCGGTCGGGGAGCCACCCTGGTATTGTCCGACGTGACGGAGTTCGGCGGCGTGCCGGGTAATCCATCTGATGCATTGTCCTTCCGGCAGGCCTCTCAGGTGGTCGAGCACCTCGCGCAATTCCACGCCCAATTCTGGAACAAGCCGGCACTCGTTCACCGGCATCGCTGGTTATCCGGTTCGGTGTCTGCGGAAGACGTTCTGGGAACCGTCATGGCCGTGCCGCTGATGAAGCGGGGATTGTCGCTCGCGGGCGATCTGGTCCCGGCCGGGTTTCACGCGCCTGCACTGCGATATGCCCGCCGTCGCCGCGAAGTCATGCGGCGGCTGGCGCTGGGTCCCAAAACGCTGGTCCACCACGATTGCCATCCGGGCAACCTGTTCTGGACTTCCCAGGGCCAGCCGGGGTTACTGGACTGGCAATTGGTGCGGATGGGGGAGGGCATGGGCGATGTCGCCTATTTCCTGGCCACCTCGCTGGAGCCGGAATGCCGCAGGGCGCACGAAGAAGCGCTGCTGGATCTCTATTTGTGCGCCCTCGAAAGGCACGGCGTCGCCGAACTGGACGAGGTCCAGGCCCGGCTGCGTTATCGCGCGCATCTCGCTTATCCGTTCGAGGCTATGCTGCTGACGCTGGCGATAGGCGGCTTGATGGATCTCGACAGCAATCTCGGCCTGATCCGCCGGGCGACCGCGGCGGTGACGGATCACGACGCATTCGGCGCCCTGGCGATATAG
- a CDS encoding PAS domain S-box protein gives MRIFTNPTLIPLALFVVGLVIAGTEAFRLHADNAALAQTRFDVLADRVAGQLTARLQTYEYGLRGTRGAVIGAGGTTITRQRFRLYSDSRELAREFPGARGYGFIRRVAPEQKDDFVSSARDDGAPGFAIQQLEPHAGDLFVIQYIEPEDANRESIGLDIASESTRRDAAISAMLSGKPTLTGSVTLVQAPGRANRGFLLLLPVYRLGETPVTPGQRMAATLGWVYAPLVIDEILADFDFHEQEFTLALTDVTDSEAPESFFRSPGNERAEVDGLVKRIPIAVFGRQWQVEVKALPVFLTRLNLFSPAAATSFIALLAALLALLLYVYLRSIRRRLHASIARSQLAAIVDSTIDAIIGKSLDGRVTSWNKGAEALFGYTEQEAVGRLLTDLIVPPDRLAEEAELLAHIAQGECVAHFTSVRRHRDGRLIDVSVAVAPIVRSDGRVVGAAKTVRDITDSKRAEERFRRVFEAAPNALLMVDRMRRITLVNRGIEEMFGYTREELVGETVEILVPANFRNHHPAQVDSYFRSPKARAMGAGRELYGVRKDGTEVPIEIGLNPVDMLDDLYTLASIIDITARKQAQERILALNATLEQQVVERTAQLQAYAALQHAILANAGNAVIATDTRGTITVFNPAAEAMLGYRADDVIDRTTPEIFHDRQEVAGKAAALTRALGRPIPPGFEVFAAAARQEGGNVSEWTYIRKDGRRLPVLLTVSTLREDGGPIMGYLGIAVDLTERKRSESLLAEQEALQRKNAERLQLATEAAGVGVWEYDLTTGQLSWDDSMIAIYGKDRATLANAYATWRDSVLPEDRPAAEAALQDSIERGRPFDTRFRIRRGDGEVRVIRALARVHHDESGRATRMVGTNEDISADVAAQEALRDGTQQLEKANAELMDARAQAEHMAQVKSDFLANMSHEIRTPMNAILGLAYLLGKSELSPPVRDMVQKIHHAGRSLLGLINDILDFSKIEAQRLKIEEVPFGLGEVLDNVATIMSSAVGAKGIEVVVGSAPAGCDALKGDPLRLGQVLINLTSNAIKFTEQGEVVVAITRVDNGGDRVRLSFAVRDTGIGIPLDKQKEIFSPFAQGDTSTTRRFGGTGLGLAISRRLVELMGGELRVASTPGVGSEFSFEISFEKIDANGCATPSMALQRVLIADDHALARNMLTERANSLGWNAEAVDSGRAAIASVEDSRTSDKPFDVLLLDWRMPEVDGLAAAASIRDMLGDEQRPIIVMVTAHDREQLMAQPGSELVDVILTKPVTSSCLYNAVLEAKSRRGDLGQAVETAAVQRLAGLHVLVVDDSEINREVACRILEGEGAKVELAVDGRDALTQLSADPQGFDIVLMDVQMPVMDGYEATREIRQTPALAQLPVVALTAGAFRNQHDAALASGMDGFIAKPFVVEDLVALLRNLTRGSHDRPSAPSAPPAEPASDAALLPLMAVDQGLNLWGDAAVYRKYLRTFAHSHCGDGHAIAEALKNSERDAAAAIAHKLRGAAGSLALSRAAGMAGAIEQTLREGGEASSLAEALHLALDETRRAIAEYAAEDSAQPAIAPANADSRELLGRFLSLLDRDDPGEVEPLLSELAVVLSAGQVGQLRELIDAFDFRGAEALTRTLLAALDSPRDTESGLTAR, from the coding sequence ATGAGGATATTCACCAACCCGACCCTGATTCCGCTGGCCCTGTTCGTGGTCGGCTTGGTGATCGCCGGCACCGAGGCTTTCCGTCTGCACGCGGACAATGCCGCTTTGGCACAGACGCGCTTCGACGTTCTGGCGGATCGCGTCGCAGGCCAGTTGACGGCGCGCCTGCAGACCTACGAATACGGCCTGCGGGGCACACGAGGGGCCGTCATCGGCGCCGGCGGCACGACGATCACCCGCCAGCGCTTTCGTCTATACAGCGATTCCCGCGAGCTGGCCCGCGAATTTCCCGGCGCCCGGGGTTATGGCTTCATCCGTCGCGTGGCGCCCGAGCAAAAGGACGACTTCGTGTCCTCGGCGCGCGACGACGGCGCCCCCGGTTTCGCGATCCAACAGCTGGAACCCCATGCGGGCGACCTTTTCGTCATCCAGTACATCGAACCGGAGGACGCCAACCGCGAGTCCATCGGTCTGGACATCGCCTCGGAATCGACCCGGCGCGACGCGGCTATCTCGGCGATGCTCAGCGGCAAGCCCACGCTGACCGGGAGCGTCACGCTGGTGCAAGCGCCCGGCCGGGCCAACCGGGGCTTCCTGTTGCTGTTGCCGGTCTATCGTCTGGGCGAAACGCCGGTGACTCCGGGCCAGCGCATGGCCGCGACCTTGGGTTGGGTGTACGCGCCGCTGGTCATCGACGAGATCCTGGCGGACTTCGATTTTCACGAACAGGAGTTCACCCTCGCTTTGACCGATGTCACCGACAGCGAAGCGCCGGAGTCCTTCTTCCGCTCTCCGGGAAACGAGCGGGCGGAGGTCGACGGCCTGGTCAAACGGATACCGATCGCGGTCTTCGGCCGCCAATGGCAGGTCGAGGTCAAGGCGCTGCCGGTGTTCCTGACCCGCCTGAACCTGTTCAGCCCGGCGGCCGCGACCAGCTTCATCGCGTTGCTGGCCGCCTTGCTGGCCCTCCTGCTCTATGTCTATCTGCGCAGCATAAGGCGGCGGCTGCATGCCAGCATCGCGCGGTCGCAACTGGCGGCGATCGTCGACAGCACGATAGACGCCATCATCGGCAAATCGCTGGACGGCCGCGTGACCAGTTGGAACAAGGGCGCCGAAGCGCTGTTCGGATACACCGAACAGGAGGCCGTGGGCAGGCTCCTGACCGATCTGATCGTGCCGCCGGACCGGCTGGCCGAGGAAGCGGAGCTCCTGGCCCACATCGCACAGGGTGAATGCGTGGCTCATTTCACCAGTGTGCGCCGGCATCGCGACGGCCGGCTCATCGACGTGTCGGTCGCGGTGGCCCCCATCGTGCGGTCCGATGGGCGTGTCGTGGGCGCGGCCAAAACGGTGCGCGATATCACCGACAGCAAACGTGCGGAAGAGCGTTTCCGGCGAGTGTTCGAAGCGGCGCCCAACGCCCTGCTGATGGTCGATCGCATGCGCAGGATCACGCTGGTCAACCGCGGGATAGAGGAGATGTTCGGTTATACGCGTGAGGAGTTGGTGGGAGAAACCGTCGAAATCCTGGTCCCCGCGAATTTTCGCAATCATCATCCGGCTCAGGTCGACAGCTATTTCCGCTCGCCCAAGGCTAGGGCTATGGGCGCTGGCCGCGAGCTGTACGGGGTCCGCAAGGATGGAACCGAGGTTCCCATCGAGATCGGCCTCAATCCCGTCGACATGCTTGACGACTTGTACACCCTGGCATCGATCATCGACATCACCGCGCGCAAGCAGGCTCAGGAGCGGATACTCGCCCTCAACGCCACGCTGGAACAGCAGGTCGTCGAGCGCACTGCTCAACTGCAGGCTTATGCGGCCCTGCAGCACGCCATATTGGCCAACGCCGGCAACGCCGTGATCGCGACCGACACACGCGGCACGATCACGGTGTTCAACCCCGCCGCCGAGGCCATGTTGGGCTATCGCGCCGACGACGTGATAGACCGGACCACGCCGGAGATTTTTCACGACCGGCAAGAGGTGGCGGGCAAGGCGGCGGCCCTCACGCGAGCCTTGGGCAGGCCGATACCCCCGGGTTTCGAGGTTTTCGCCGCCGCGGCGCGGCAGGAGGGGGGCAATGTCAGCGAGTGGACCTACATCCGCAAGGATGGCCGGCGCCTGCCGGTCCTGTTGACCGTCAGCACGCTGCGGGAGGATGGCGGGCCCATCATGGGATATCTCGGCATTGCGGTGGACCTGACCGAGCGCAAACGCAGCGAATCCCTGCTCGCCGAACAGGAGGCGCTGCAGAGGAAGAACGCGGAGCGTCTGCAACTGGCGACCGAAGCCGCCGGCGTCGGGGTGTGGGAATACGATTTGACGACAGGACAGCTGTCCTGGGACGACTCCATGATCGCGATCTACGGCAAGGATAGAGCCACCTTGGCCAACGCCTACGCAACCTGGCGCGACAGCGTGTTGCCCGAGGATCGGCCTGCCGCGGAAGCCGCGCTGCAGGATTCGATAGAGCGCGGCCGGCCGTTCGACACCCGTTTTCGCATCCGCCGCGGCGACGGCGAGGTGCGCGTGATCCGCGCTCTGGCCCGGGTGCATCACGACGAATCCGGCCGGGCCACCCGCATGGTCGGCACGAACGAAGACATCAGCGCGGACGTGGCTGCCCAGGAGGCCCTCAGGGACGGCACGCAGCAACTGGAAAAAGCGAATGCCGAGCTGATGGATGCCAGGGCTCAAGCGGAACACATGGCGCAGGTCAAATCCGATTTCCTGGCCAATATGAGCCATGAAATCCGTACGCCCATGAATGCCATCCTGGGTCTGGCCTATCTCCTGGGCAAAAGCGAACTGTCGCCGCCGGTGCGGGATATGGTGCAAAAGATCCACCATGCCGGCCGTTCCTTGCTCGGGCTGATCAACGACATCCTGGACTTTTCCAAGATCGAAGCCCAGCGCCTGAAAATCGAGGAAGTGCCCTTCGGCCTCGGCGAGGTGCTGGACAATGTGGCCACCATCATGTCCTCGGCCGTCGGCGCCAAGGGCATCGAGGTGGTCGTAGGGTCCGCCCCGGCCGGTTGCGACGCGCTGAAGGGCGACCCCTTGCGGCTGGGCCAGGTATTGATCAATCTGACCAGCAATGCCATCAAGTTCACCGAGCAGGGCGAAGTGGTCGTCGCCATCACTCGCGTCGACAACGGTGGCGATAGGGTCCGCTTGAGCTTCGCCGTGCGCGACACCGGCATCGGCATTCCGCTCGACAAGCAGAAGGAAATTTTTTCTCCCTTCGCGCAGGGAGACACGTCCACCACCCGCCGTTTCGGCGGCACTGGCCTGGGTTTGGCCATCAGCCGTCGTCTGGTGGAGTTGATGGGCGGCGAACTCCGCGTCGCGAGTACGCCCGGCGTGGGCAGCGAGTTTTCCTTCGAGATTTCCTTCGAAAAGATCGATGCGAACGGTTGCGCGACGCCTTCCATGGCCTTGCAGCGCGTGTTGATCGCCGATGACCACGCGCTGGCGCGCAATATGCTGACCGAGCGGGCGAACAGTCTCGGCTGGAACGCGGAAGCGGTCGATTCGGGCCGTGCCGCCATCGCATCCGTCGAGGACAGCCGCACATCCGACAAGCCGTTCGACGTATTGCTGCTCGACTGGCGCATGCCCGAGGTGGACGGTCTGGCCGCCGCCGCCTCGATCAGGGACATGCTGGGGGACGAACAGCGACCCATCATCGTCATGGTGACGGCTCACGATCGCGAGCAATTGATGGCCCAGCCCGGCAGCGAGTTGGTGGACGTCATCCTGACCAAGCCGGTCACCAGTTCCTGCTTGTACAACGCCGTGCTGGAAGCGAAAAGTCGCCGGGGCGATCTGGGGCAGGCTGTCGAGACCGCTGCCGTGCAGCGTCTCGCCGGTCTGCACGTGCTGGTGGTGGACGACAGCGAGATCAACCGCGAGGTGGCCTGCCGCATCCTGGAGGGCGAGGGCGCGAAGGTCGAACTCGCCGTGGACGGCCGGGACGCGCTGACGCAGTTGTCGGCCGATCCCCAAGGTTTCGACATCGTTTTGATGGACGTGCAGATGCCCGTCATGGACGGTTACGAAGCGACGCGGGAAATACGCCAGACGCCGGCGCTGGCCCAGCTTCCGGTCGTGGCTTTGACCGCGGGCGCCTTCCGCAACCAGCACGACGCCGCGCTCGCCTCCGGCATGGATGGCTTCATCGCCAAGCCTTTCGTCGTCGAGGACTTGGTTGCGTTGCTGCGGAATCTGACGCGCGGTTCGCACGACCGTCCTTCGGCGCCGTCTGCGCCGCCCGCAGAGCCGGCGTCCGACGCGGCCCTGCTTCCTCTGATGGCGGTCGATCAGGGCCTGAATCTCTGGGGCGATGCGGCGGTCTATCGGAAATACCTGCGGACCTTCGCCCACAGCCACTGCGGCGACGGCCACGCCATCGCCGAAGCATTGAAGAATTCCGAGCGCGATGCGGCCGCGGCGATTGCGCACAAACTGCGTGGGGCCGCCGGCTCGCTGGCCTTGTCCCGGGCCGCCGGCATGGCCGGCGCCATCGAACAGACGCTGCGCGAAGGCGGCGAAGCGTCCAGTCTGGCCGAGGCCCTCCACCTCGCGCTGGACGAAACGCGTCGCGCGATCGCCGAATACGCCGCCGAGGACAGTGCCCAGCCGGCAATCGCGCCGGCGAATGCCGACAGCCGGGAGTTGCTCGGGCGTTTCTTAAGCTTGCTCGACAGGGACGACCCCGGCGAGGTCGAGCCGCTGCTGTCGGAGCTGGCCGTCGTTCTGTCCGCCGGGCAGGTCGGCCAGTTGAGGGAGTTGATCGATGCCTTCGATTTCCGCGGCGCCGAGGCGTTGACCCGAACGCTGCTCGCGGCGCTGGACAGTCCACGAGATACGGAATCGGGCCTTACGGCTCGATGA
- a CDS encoding two-component system response regulator produces MPQVSILCVDDEPNNLALMRQVLQHHYRLVFARSGVEALQAVAKHNPALILLDVQMPDINGYEVCRRLKSESRTEDIPVIFVTGLSDEVDEQAGFDAGGVDYITKPISPAVVRSRVRTHLSLVRAASLEASHRAAIHMLGEAGHYNDTDTGVHIWRMAAYSRLLAEAVGWDEEKASLLELAAPMHDTGKIGIPDAVLKKPAKLEPDEWAIMKTHPRIGHEILRKSDAPVFQLAAEVALHHHEKWDGSGYPQGLAGTDIPESGRIVAVADVFDALTMKRPYKDAWPLERALATLDQASGVHLESRLVDAFRGLLPKVLAVKSHWDRQEQLPEADRSPWS; encoded by the coding sequence ATGCCCCAGGTTTCCATCTTATGTGTCGACGACGAGCCCAATAACTTGGCGCTCATGCGCCAGGTTCTGCAGCATCATTATCGGCTGGTGTTTGCGCGCAGCGGTGTCGAAGCCCTGCAAGCGGTGGCCAAGCATAATCCGGCCTTGATCCTGCTGGACGTCCAGATGCCGGACATCAACGGATATGAGGTCTGCCGCCGGTTGAAGAGCGAATCGCGGACCGAGGATATCCCCGTCATCTTCGTGACCGGCCTGTCCGACGAGGTCGACGAGCAGGCGGGTTTCGATGCCGGCGGCGTGGATTACATCACCAAGCCGATTTCACCGGCCGTCGTTCGCTCCCGCGTGCGCACCCATCTGTCCCTGGTGCGTGCCGCGTCGCTGGAAGCCAGTCATCGCGCGGCCATTCATATGCTGGGCGAAGCCGGCCATTACAACGATACCGACACCGGCGTGCATATCTGGCGCATGGCAGCCTATAGCCGATTACTGGCCGAGGCGGTCGGCTGGGACGAGGAGAAGGCCAGCCTGCTCGAACTGGCCGCGCCGATGCACGATACCGGCAAGATCGGCATTCCGGACGCGGTATTGAAAAAGCCGGCCAAGCTCGAGCCCGACGAATGGGCCATCATGAAAACCCATCCCCGGATCGGCCACGAGATCCTCCGCAAGAGCGATGCCCCGGTTTTCCAGCTCGCGGCCGAGGTGGCCTTGCATCATCACGAAAAATGGGACGGCAGCGGCTATCCCCAGGGCCTCGCCGGCACCGACATTCCCGAGAGCGGGCGCATCGTCGCTGTGGCGGACGTATTCGACGCGCTGACCATGAAACGGCCGTATAAGGATGCCTGGCCGCTGGAACGCGCCTTGGCGACGCTGGACCAGGCCTCCGGGGTACATCTGGAAAGCCGCCTGGTGGATGCATTCAGGGGCCTCTTGCCCAAGGTGCTGGCCGTCAAGAGCCATTGGGACCGGCAGGAGCAATTGCCCGAGGCCGACCGGTCGCCCTGGAGTTGA